Proteins found in one Planctomycetes bacterium MalM25 genomic segment:
- the murB gene encoding UDP-N-acetylenolpyruvoylglucosamine reductase MurB, whose protein sequence is MGELNAGFESIFTPDAPLAERTWLQVGGAADWLARPTNAEELVAVVTRCRDEQAPVRVLGGGSNVLVRDEGVRGVVLQLDDPAFAGVRIDGSRAIVGGGASLATTINETVRGGLAGLDALVGIPGVVGAALHHNAGGRGGDIGQWVAEATVLTRTGETISRTRDELVFGYRESSLDELVILEAVFELEASDPAELTKRMQKQWIVSKAAQPGGHERRGQIFRNPRGMSAGMLIDQAGLKGASVGGASVSDKHANFFVAGDDAKADDLLKLIDLVRSRINERMGIELELAIEIW, encoded by the coding sequence ATGGGTGAACTCAACGCCGGATTCGAATCGATCTTCACGCCCGACGCCCCGCTCGCCGAGCGGACCTGGCTGCAGGTGGGCGGCGCCGCCGATTGGCTGGCGAGGCCGACCAACGCCGAGGAATTGGTCGCCGTGGTGACTCGCTGCCGCGATGAGCAGGCGCCGGTTCGTGTTCTGGGTGGCGGCTCGAACGTCCTGGTCCGCGACGAGGGCGTGCGGGGCGTGGTCCTGCAGCTCGACGACCCGGCCTTCGCCGGCGTGCGGATCGACGGCTCGCGGGCCATCGTTGGAGGGGGCGCCTCGCTCGCCACCACGATCAACGAGACCGTCCGCGGCGGACTCGCAGGCCTGGACGCCCTGGTCGGCATCCCGGGCGTGGTCGGCGCCGCGCTGCACCACAACGCGGGGGGCCGCGGTGGCGACATCGGCCAGTGGGTCGCCGAGGCGACCGTCCTGACCCGCACGGGCGAAACCATCTCGCGCACGCGGGACGAGTTGGTCTTCGGCTACCGCGAGAGCAGCCTCGACGAGCTGGTCATCCTTGAGGCGGTCTTCGAGCTCGAGGCGTCCGACCCGGCCGAGCTGACCAAGCGGATGCAGAAGCAGTGGATCGTCAGCAAGGCGGCCCAGCCGGGCGGCCACGAACGCCGCGGGCAGATCTTCCGCAACCCGCGTGGCATGAGCGCCGGCATGCTGATCGACCAGGCGGGGTTGAAGGGCGCTTCGGTCGGCGGAGCGAGTGTGAGCGATAAGCACGCCAACTTCTTCGTCGCGGGCGACGACGCCAAGGCGGACGACCTGCTCAAGCTGATCGACCTGGTCCGCTCGCGGATCAACGAGCGGATGGGCATCGAGCTGGAACTGGCGATCGAGATCTGGTAA
- the trmL gene encoding tRNA (cytidine(34)-2'-O)-methyltransferase: MPSPLHVVLYQPEIPYNTGSVGRTCVALGAKLWLVKPLGFQVDDRQLKRAGLDYWVHLDWEVVDDWSALVERLPAERMWLFTKRGDRDYLDADFQPGDALVFGSESNGLPPSLTDAAEGRRLRIPTRPEVRSLNLSVSVAVAGYEATRRFGGFA, encoded by the coding sequence ATGCCGTCGCCGCTGCATGTTGTGCTGTACCAGCCGGAAATCCCCTACAATACGGGGAGCGTCGGCCGCACGTGCGTCGCGCTCGGAGCCAAGCTGTGGCTCGTCAAGCCGCTCGGGTTCCAAGTCGATGACCGGCAGCTCAAACGGGCCGGGCTCGACTACTGGGTCCACCTCGACTGGGAAGTGGTCGATGACTGGTCAGCCCTGGTCGAGCGGCTCCCCGCCGAGCGGATGTGGCTCTTCACCAAGCGGGGCGACCGCGACTACCTCGACGCCGACTTTCAACCGGGCGACGCCCTCGTGTTCGGCAGCGAGTCGAACGGGCTCCCCCCCTCCCTGACCGACGCCGCCGAGGGCCGCCGGCTCCGCATCCCGACTCGCCCCGAAGTCCGCAGCCTGAACCTCTCGGTCAGCGTGGCGGTGGCGGGTTACGAGGCGACACGACGCTTCGGCGGGTTCGCCTGA
- a CDS encoding DNA-binding protein HRL53, with protein MAKAAPKPPTKTEIFANIADATGLTKKQVGEVFDALDAQIEKALTGRGAPKMFSLPGLCKITLQHKPATKEREGINPFTGEPTIFKAKPAKTVVKVRPLKKLKDMVG; from the coding sequence ATGGCGAAAGCCGCTCCCAAGCCGCCGACCAAGACCGAGATCTTCGCGAACATCGCCGACGCCACCGGCCTGACCAAGAAGCAGGTCGGCGAGGTGTTCGACGCCCTGGACGCCCAGATCGAGAAGGCCCTCACCGGCCGCGGCGCCCCGAAGATGTTCTCGCTCCCCGGCCTCTGCAAGATCACCCTGCAGCACAAGCCGGCCACCAAGGAACGCGAAGGCATCAACCCGTTCACGGGTGAGCCGACCATCTTCAAGGCGAAGCCCGCGAAGACCGTCGTGAAGGTCCGCCCGCTGAAGAAGCTCAAGGACATGGTCGGTTGA